One Urocitellus parryii isolate mUroPar1 chromosome 8, mUroPar1.hap1, whole genome shotgun sequence DNA window includes the following coding sequences:
- the LOC113175614 gene encoding butyrophilin subfamily 1 member A1-like has protein sequence MVPDLRVGLWRPIAGCPAEESEAQEHQGVESEVNLLLEHAVMGVSVNDESRIFTAVCPETGFFPPMSLSTEQFQVVGPRHPIVAVLGEDAILPCTLVPAMNAENMELGWVRTTFSQPVLIYWNQREQTEEQMAEYRGRTSLVRDFLSEGQASMRIHKVQVFDNGKYTCFFRHGGFSEEADLELKVAGLGSDPQVHIEGPEEDGVRVVCKASGWFPKPQVQWRDLSGKKFPALFEAHTQDTEELFSVEATLVVRDSSVGSVTCSVLNPVLGQEKAMAIYIPAWRKAPLYADWRKERFQAWPVTLDPDSAHHRLSVSHEKMRLFWKDPDVYHVKKCSVLGLEGITSGRWYWEVEIENELHSKWTLGICRKDVRRTDNYFESSQRGFWVMGKGNNSYFAQTDPETWLYPRQDLYRVGVFLDYSEGDVSFYNMIDGSHIFSFPPALFSGTLLPYFMLMYGDVSMTICSMESGSEGLPVPLNNFPPLVETLSNQMEGFSSGCGVDGAPPEAESLLLP, from the exons ATGGTACCAGATTTGAGAGTAGGTCTTTGGAGGCCCATTGCAGGGTGTCCTGCAGAGGAGTCAGAAGCCCAAGAGCACCAAGGGGTGGAGAGTGAGGTGAACTTGCTTCTTGAACATGCAGTGATGGGGGTTTCTGTGAATGACGAGAGCAGGATTTTCACAGCA GTTTGTCCTGAGACAGG CTTCTTTCCCCCTATGTCTCTGTCCACAGAGCAGTTCCAGGTTGTGGGCCCTCGACACCCCATTGTGGCAGTGCTGGGTGAGGACGCCATATTGCCCTGCACCCTAGTCCCAGCCATGAATGCAGAGAACATGGAACTGGGATGGGTCCGCACCACATTCTCACAGCCAGTGTTAATCTACTGGAACCAACGGGAACAGACTGAGGAGCAGATGGCTGAGTACAGAGGGCGGACTTCACTAGTGAGGGACTTCCTTTCTGAAGGGCAGGCTTCCATGCGTATCCACAAAGTCCAGGTTTTTGACAATGGAAAGTATACCTGCTTCTTCAGACATGGAGGCTTCTCTGAAGAGGCTGATTTGGAACTGAAGGTGGCAG GGCTGGGCTCTGACCCCCAAGTGCACATAGAAGGGCCAGAAGAGGATGGAGTGCGCGTGGTGTGCAAAGCCTCAGGATGGTTCCCAAAGCCCCAGGTGCAGTGGAGAGACCTCAGTGGAAAGAAGTTCCCAGCGCTTTTTGAAGCTCACACCCAAGACACTGAGGAGCTGTTTAGTGTGGAAGCCACTCTGGTGGTGAGAGACAGTTCTGTGGGGAGTGTGACCTGCTCTGTCCTTAACCCTGTCCTGGGCCAGGAGAAGGCCATGGCTATTTACATCCCAG CCTGGAGGAAGGCCCCCCTGTATGCAG ATTGGCGGAAGGAACGGTTCCAAGCCT GGCCTGTCACTCTGGATCCAGACTCTGCTCACCACAGGCTTTCTGTCTCTCATGAAAAAATGCGTCTGTTCTGGAAGGACCCCGATGTGTACCATGTCAAAAAATGCAGTGTGTTGGGTCTTGAGGGCATCACATCAGGAAGATGGTACTGGGAAGTGGAGATAGAGAATGAATTACACAGCAAGTGGACTCTGGGTATCTGTAGGAAAGATGTGAGAAGAACAGACAACTACTTCGAATCATCACAAAGGGGATTTTGGGTCATGGGAAAAGGTAACAATAGTTATTTTGCCCAAACTGATCCTGAGACTTGGTTATATCCTAGACAGGATCTTTACAGGGTGGGGGTTTTCCTGGACTACAGTGAAGGGGATGTCTCCTTCTATAACATGATTGATGGGTcccacattttctctttccctcctgccCTCTTCTCTGGAACTCTCCTTCCATACTTCATGCTTATGTATGGAGATGTGTCCATGACCATCTGCTCCATGGAGAGTGGGTCTGAAGGGCTCCCTGTACCCCTTAACAATTTTCCACCTTTGGTGGAAACCCTGAGCAACCAAATGGAGGGGTTCAGCTCAGGTTGTGGTGTTGATGGAGCTCCCCCAGAGGCTGAATCTCTGTTACTTCCCTGA